One Citrus sinensis cultivar Valencia sweet orange chromosome 5, DVS_A1.0, whole genome shotgun sequence genomic window, TTTGCAATGCCCTTGTCACATCTTCTCAGGATCAGTACCAGCACAATCACCAGAATCGCAATGAATCCAAGCCCACCAAATACTCCCACCAAAATGAATATCCACCTCTTGCTGCTTTTTTCCTCATGTTGTGGTACCGGTGGCTGCATTGGTTCCAACACtccaaaattatcaaaactcAAACCTCTCTCGGCATAAAAAAGTCTACAATCCTCTGAACTCCTCTGGCTTGCCACAGATTGAAGGCAATTTCTACCAAGAGAAACATTTCTTCCTCTATCATCAGCCACTGTGCCTTGAAAATAGTTACTTGACAAATCAATCAAACTAAATTTCCCGAATGAAGAATTCAACTCTCCATACAGCATATTGTTCGAGATATTAAACACAGCACCACTGGCATTACCATTTGTACTCAAAATCGGCCAAGAACCCGTAAAGTTATTCCGAGACAAATCAAGAAACCGCAAATTAGGCCTCAAAAACAATGTTGCAGGAAGTGCACCATCAAGTTTATTCCCACTCAAATCAACAACTTGCAACTGATCAAGTGTGGGAAACAAACCTTCTGACAGCTGACCCTCTAGTCCATTTTCTGAAATAACCAACTTCTCTAAATTTCTCAGACCTCTCAACTCCAAAGGTAATGACCCGGATATCGAATTCTTGCTAAGATCAAGCTCAATCAATTTATCAAGATTTCCAACCACACTAGGAATAAAACCCGTCAAAGCATTATCTGATAAATTCAAGAACTGAGTGCTAGAAAGTGAATATAAACCACTTGGAATTTGCccagtaaaaaaatttgaagcgAGGTTCAGTCTTGTAAGGTTACCAAGAAGTGAAATAGCATTAGGTATTTGCCCAGTGAGCAAATTACGTGAAAGATCAAGATTGGACAATTTCTTTAACTCACCCAAAGTAGCGGGAACGTTACCAGCAAGACTATTGCCAGATAAATAAAGTACATTCAGTCTACTCAAATTACCAAATGAACCGGGAATCGATCCGGAGAGCGAACAAGAGCGGAGATCAAGAACCTGAAGCGCCGGTAACCGGTAACCGAACCACTCCGGTATTGAACCGGGAAGCGAAAGCCCAGAAGCGTTAAAAGAACTTAACAGCGTTAAGTTACCCAAAGAGTCGACAGCGAACCGGGGATTGAGCCGGCCAATTCTGGTTCTTTTGAAACCGGAAATATTAATAGCGATGACTTGGCCGTTTTGGCATTGAACACCTCTCCAAGAACGGCAAGGCTCCTTTCTTAATGGCCAGTCACGGCTTCTCAGCCCCAAAGACGACCGGAGATCGAGCAATGCGGACCGTTGGACGGCGGAGTCTAACGGGACTTGCTGGGCCAAAACGCACCGGATCAATAAAAGAACGAAAACCGCTGCTTCCATTAGTAACAAGTTTCCTTTCGCTTCCATGGCTGATAATACCGCGAAGCTCATCATGTTCATGACAGTTTATTATGACTCATCTTCTTCCCTCTAAGCCTCAactgtaataataataataatgatatgcacataaaaaaaaaaaaagaaaaaagaaaaagaaaataagtgcATGATGTATTGTTGACCATGTGCTATAAGTTTTATAGATTTATGTTACCACTACTTGTTATAAGATGAAGATAcagtaataaatttatttacgatataataattaaaaaagaaaa contains:
- the LOC102610561 gene encoding probable LRR receptor-like serine/threonine-protein kinase At2g16250, whose translation is MNMMSFAVLSAMEAKGNLLLMEAAVFVLLLIRCVLAQQVPLDSAVQRSALLDLRSSLGLRSRDWPLRKEPCRSWRGVQCQNGQVIAINISGFKRTRIGRLNPRFAVDSLGNLTLLSSFNASGLSLPGSIPEWFGYRLPALQVLDLRSCSLSGSIPGSFGNLSRLNVLYLSGNSLAGNVPATLGELKKLSNLDLSRNLLTGQIPNAISLLGNLTRLNLASNFFTGQIPSGLYSLSSTQFLNLSDNALTGFIPSVVGNLDKLIELDLSKNSISGSLPLELRGLRNLEKLVISENGLEGQLSEGLFPTLDQLQVVDLSGNKLDGALPATLFLRPNLRFLDLSRNNFTGSWPILSTNGNASGAVFNISNNMLYGELNSSFGKFSLIDLSSNYFQGTVADDRGRNVSLGRNCLQSVASQRSSEDCRLFYAERGLSFDNFGVLEPMQPPVPQHEEKSSKRWIFILVGVFGGLGFIAILVIVLVLILRRCDKGIANQRGSADVGPVPEGDSTPPPKDPAIVSGVGDSFTYEQLLRATGNFSETNLIKKGHSGDLFKGTLAGGTTVVVKKVSLHSFKKESYMMELDLFSRVSHARLVPLLGQCLEHETEKLLVYKYMVCGDLASSLHRVTDLEDDSLQSLDWITRLKIAIGAAEGLSYLHHECNPPLVHRDVQASSILLDDKFEVRLGSLSELHAQGDSHQNVLTRFLWRQTSDASNSGSSVATCAYDVYCFGKVLLEVVTGKLGISKSDDATTREWLEHTLPHITLHDKEMLTKIIDPSLILDEDLLEEVWAMAIVARSCLDPKPAKRPPMKYILKALENPFKVVRQESFSSARLRTTSSRRSWSTAFFGSWRQSSSDVATVAHTREGISGLKQLGRVLSHDSGGIEHSSSNKRSSNEIFPEPLEMEDMERQDEH